In Salinigranum marinum, one DNA window encodes the following:
- a CDS encoding thiolase family protein: MNEVVLVDGARTPHGTLLGSLAGVGPVELGRVALDGLLDRIDLAPNRVDHAVLGNAIQAGIGQVPGRQVVVESRLPETTPATTINEASGSGVRAITLAADRIAAGRASFAVAGGFESMTNAPWVLPGMRGGKRHGDVTLKDSMLLDSLWDVTLDVHMGEITERLVDRFGDEYDLSREAQDRYALESHRRAAAATADGRFDAELVPVDTGAGTVTPDEGPRPESTMDDLARLTPAFRSDGTITPANASKLSDGAGVVLLADADAAADAGLDPMLRLVDDAVVYRASDEFNEAVGDVIEKLLAANDLGIDDVDACWVNEAFAAQSVYVMERLGIPREKLNPRGGAVAFGHPIGASGGMLATSLAYQFVEEGLEYGLVGMSVGGGGAVMSLWRRR, from the coding sequence ATGAACGAAGTCGTCCTCGTCGACGGCGCGCGGACTCCCCACGGGACGCTCCTCGGCTCGCTGGCCGGCGTCGGCCCCGTCGAACTCGGGCGCGTCGCCCTCGACGGACTGCTCGATCGGATCGACCTCGCTCCGAACCGGGTCGACCACGCGGTTCTCGGCAACGCCATCCAGGCGGGGATCGGTCAGGTACCGGGCCGACAGGTGGTCGTCGAGTCGCGGCTCCCGGAGACGACGCCGGCGACGACGATCAACGAGGCCTCGGGGTCGGGCGTGCGGGCGATCACGCTCGCGGCCGATCGCATCGCCGCGGGACGGGCGTCGTTCGCGGTCGCCGGAGGATTCGAGTCGATGACGAACGCGCCGTGGGTCCTCCCCGGCATGCGGGGCGGAAAACGACACGGCGACGTCACGCTGAAGGACTCGATGCTGCTCGATTCCCTCTGGGACGTCACCCTGGACGTCCACATGGGCGAGATCACCGAGCGACTCGTCGATCGGTTCGGCGACGAGTACGACCTCTCGCGGGAGGCACAGGACCGCTACGCGTTAGAGAGCCACCGGCGGGCCGCGGCGGCGACCGCCGACGGGCGGTTCGACGCGGAACTCGTCCCCGTCGACACCGGGGCGGGGACGGTCACCCCGGACGAGGGACCACGCCCGGAGTCGACTATGGACGACCTCGCACGCCTCACGCCGGCGTTCCGATCCGACGGGACGATCACGCCCGCGAACGCCTCGAAGCTCTCCGACGGTGCCGGGGTCGTGCTCCTTGCCGACGCCGACGCCGCGGCGGACGCGGGGCTGGATCCGATGCTCCGCCTCGTCGACGACGCCGTCGTCTACCGGGCATCCGACGAGTTCAACGAGGCCGTCGGCGACGTGATCGAGAAGCTGTTGGCGGCCAACGACCTCGGGATCGACGACGTCGACGCCTGCTGGGTGAACGAAGCGTTCGCCGCCCAGTCGGTGTACGTGATGGAGCGGCTCGGGATCCCACGCGAGAAACTGAACCCACGCGGCGGCGCAGTCGCGTTCGGGCACCCGATCGGCGCGTCCGGAGGGATGTTGGCGACGTCGCTGGCGTACCAGTTCGTCGAGGAAGGTCTCGAATACGGCCTCGTCGGGATGAGCGTCGGCGGGGGCGGCGCGGTCATGTCGCTGTGGCGACGGCGGTGA
- a CDS encoding CaiB/BaiF CoA transferase family protein has translation MTDGGRVTPSMLPGGEGRPLSDVTVLELGHIIAGPFCSMILADLGAEVIKVESPGGGDAIRDSSPIGNSSFNYVNRNKLSVTLDLKSDDGQAIFRELVANADVLVENFAAGTTDRLGVGYDDLKTANEELVYCSIKGFNQGPYERFPALDPVAEALSGVMSVTGHPGQPPVRSGTSLSDMAASLYAAVTVLGAMRQRQETGTGQHLTVPLFESTVALMGYWLAYTQAYDDIPDPMGASHPGWAPYDVFQSADDEWVFIGPSSDRQWRQFCDVLDLDIGDDERFAELKNRLKNRTELHGIVEATCKQYTRDELVERLQDGGVPVAPVNDMGDVRDDPHLEVTEALAEVNATEGEGGRIRTPRFPARSTGFDRVESTDPPSLGEDTTPVLEALGYDEGEIERLREAGVL, from the coding sequence ATGACCGACGGTGGGCGCGTCACGCCATCGATGCTTCCGGGCGGCGAGGGGCGGCCACTATCGGACGTGACGGTCCTTGAACTCGGGCACATCATCGCTGGCCCGTTCTGCTCGATGATCCTCGCCGATCTCGGCGCGGAAGTCATCAAGGTCGAGTCACCGGGCGGAGGCGACGCCATCCGCGACTCCAGCCCGATCGGGAACAGTTCGTTCAACTACGTAAATCGGAACAAACTCAGTGTCACGCTCGACCTGAAGTCTGACGATGGCCAAGCCATCTTCAGGGAACTCGTCGCGAACGCAGATGTGTTGGTCGAAAACTTCGCCGCCGGGACGACCGACCGCCTCGGCGTCGGCTACGACGACCTCAAGACCGCCAACGAGGAACTAGTGTACTGCTCGATCAAGGGGTTCAACCAGGGCCCATACGAGCGCTTCCCAGCGCTCGACCCGGTCGCCGAAGCGCTCTCGGGGGTCATGAGCGTGACTGGCCATCCCGGTCAGCCGCCAGTCCGGTCAGGCACGAGCCTTTCGGACATGGCGGCGTCGTTGTACGCCGCCGTGACAGTCCTCGGTGCCATGCGTCAGCGCCAGGAGACGGGGACCGGCCAGCACCTCACTGTCCCGCTGTTCGAGAGCACGGTCGCACTCATGGGATACTGGCTCGCGTACACACAGGCGTACGACGACATCCCCGATCCGATGGGCGCGAGTCACCCCGGTTGGGCGCCGTACGACGTGTTTCAGTCTGCCGACGACGAGTGGGTGTTCATCGGACCGTCCTCCGACCGGCAGTGGCGGCAGTTCTGTGACGTTCTCGACCTCGACATCGGTGACGACGAACGGTTTGCCGAACTCAAGAACCGCTTGAAAAACCGCACGGAACTCCACGGCATCGTGGAGGCGACCTGCAAACAGTACACGAGAGACGAGCTCGTCGAGCGACTTCAGGACGGGGGCGTTCCGGTCGCCCCGGTGAACGATATGGGCGACGTCCGAGACGACCCGCATCTCGAGGTGACGGAGGCCCTCGCTGAAGTCAATGCTACCGAAGGTGAGGGCGGCCGGATCCGGACGCCACGGTTCCCCGCGCGCTCGACGGGCTTCGACCGGGTCGAGTCAACGGACCCGCCATCGCTTGGTGAGGACACCACTCCCGTCCTCGAGGCACTCGGCTACGACGAGGGAGAGATCGAGAGACTCCGAGAGGCGGGCGTACTGTGA